One Ictalurus furcatus strain D&B chromosome 24, Billie_1.0, whole genome shotgun sequence DNA segment encodes these proteins:
- the LOC128600493 gene encoding P2Y purinoceptor 11-like, with product MGLEARLAENDCPILFLIYSNTDCFFRRLGKMKGNWNWSCNSTFQKEVLPPIYGVEMCVALVGNILALWLLVTKEKKNWHMGVVFSCNLVISDIFYALTLPLLIDNYSRDRQWLFGDAVCKIERFLFTCNLYVSIYFIMCISVNRYLAIVHLFFTRKHIHPKHAKIISVFIWIFVASISSPLLYFSGVNRDRCSIFANLHYTSNLKSTYRVFMVVIGCLVPFLVTFASYFGVLWVVFKNANITSLEKKKVALIVGLVCVLYTVSFVPYHILQIVNFKLREEGKTNCYVHNGFQVSKALACLNMCLHPILYMAVFDSIRAMCCRRNSNVSNVQITVGENFSKNLELKSRD from the coding sequence ATGGGTCTGGAGGCAAGACTAGCTGAAAATGACTGTCCTATACTATTCCTGATTTATTCTAATACAGATTGCTTTTTTAGGAGGCTTGgtaaaatgaaaggaaactggaactggagctgtAACAGTACGTTTCAAAAAGAAGTGTTACCTCCCATCTATGGTGTGGAGATGTGTGTGGCGCTGGTGGGGAACATACTGGCGCTGTGGTTGCTTGTGactaaggagaagaagaactgGCACATGGGAGTGGTGTTCTCCTGCAACCTGGTCATCAGTGATATCTTTTACGCCCTCACTCTGCCCCTTCTTATCGACAACTATTCAAGAGATCGACAATGGCTATTTGGTGATGCTGTCTGCAAAATAGAGCGCTTTCTCTTCACCTGTAACCTTTACGTCAGCATTTACTTCATCATGTGCATCAGTGTTAATAGATACCTGGCAATCGTTCATCTGTTTTTCACACGCAAACACATTCATCCAAAACACGCCAAGATCATCAGTGTGTTCATCTGGATATTTGTGGCAAGCATTTCATCTccacttctttacttttcagGTGTCAATAGGGACAGATGTTCCATATTTGCAAATCTACACTATACATCAAACCTAAAGTCTACCTACAGGGTGTTTATGGTTGTTATAGGCTGCTTGGTCCCATTTTTAGTTACTTTTGCATCATATTTTGGTGTTTTGTGggtggtttttaaaaatgcaaatatcaCCTCattggagaagaaaaaagtggCTCTGATTGTTGGTTTAGTCTGTGTCCTGTACACTGTGTCTTTTGTCCCCTATCACATTCTACAGATAGTGAACTTTAAACTGAGAGAAGAAGGCAAGACTAATTGTTATGTACATAATGGATTCCAAGTGTCAAAGGCATTAGCTTGCCTGAACATGTGCCTCCATCCCATTTTGTATATGGCTGTGTTTGACAGTATCAGGGCAATGTGCTGTAGAAGGAACTCAAATGTATCAAACGTACAGATCACAGTTGGAGAAAACTTTTCAAAGAACCTTGAATTGAAATCCAGAGACTGA
- the LOC128600710 gene encoding P2Y purinoceptor 11-like, whose amino-acid sequence MGYLGRIREQTTNSVPSTKHLTRADSRRLGKMKGNWNWSCNSTFQKEVLPPIYSVEMCVALMGNILALWLLVTKEKKNWHTGVVFSCNLVISDIFYALTLPLLIDNYSRNRQWIFGDAVCKIERFLFTCNLYVSIYFIMCISVNRYLAIVHPFFTHKHIRPKHAKIISVFVWIFVASISSPLLYFSGVNRDRCFIFANLDKKSSLKSTYRVFMVVIGCLVPFLVTFASYFGVLWVVFKNANITSLEKKKVALIVGLVCVLYTVSFVPYHILQIVSFKLREEGKTNCYVRNGYQVSKALACLNMCLHPILYMAVFDSIRAMCCRRSSNVSNVQITVGENFSKNLELKSRD is encoded by the exons ATGGGCTATCTGGGCAGAATCCGTGAACAGACTACAAACTCAGTACCAAGTACAAAACATCTTACCAGGGCAGATTCAAG GAGGCTCGgtaaaatgaaaggaaactggaactggagctgtAACAGTACGTTTCAAAAAGAAGTGTTACCTCCCATCTACAGTGTGGAGATGTGTGTGGCGCTGATGGGGAACATACTGGCGCTGTGGCTGCTTGTGactaaggagaagaagaactgGCACACAGGAGTGGTGTTCTCCTGCAACCTGGTCATCAGTGATATCTTTTACGCCCTCACTCTGCCCCTTCTTATCGACAACTATTCAAGAAATCGACAGTGGATATTTGGTGATGCTGTCTGCAAAATAGAGCGCTTTCTCTTCACCTGTAACCTTTACGTCAGCATTTACTTCATCATGTGCATCAGTGTTAATAGATACCTGGCCATCGTTCATCcgtttttcacacacaaacacattcgcCCAAAACACGCCAAGATCATCAGTGTGTTTGTCTGGATCTTTGTGGCAAGCATTTCATCTCCACTTCTCTACTTTTCAGGTGTCAATAGGGACAGATGTTTCATATTTGCAAATCTAGATAAAAAATCAAGCCTAAAGTCTACCTACAGGGTGTTTATGGTTGTTATAGGCTGCTTGGTCCCATTTTTAGTTACTTTTGCATCATATTTTGGTGTTTTGTGggtggtttttaaaaatgcaaatatcaCCTCattggagaagaaaaaagtggCTCTGATTGTTGGTTTAGTCTGTGTCCTGTACACTGTGTCTTTTGTCCCCTATCACATTCTACAGATAGTGAGCTTTAAACTGAGAGAAGAAGGCAAGACTAATTGTTATGTACGTAATGGATACCAAGTGTCAAAGGCATTAGCTTGCCTGAACATGTGCCTCCATCCCATTTTGTATATGGCTGTGTTTGACAGTATCAGGGCAATGTGCTGTAGAAGGAGCTCAAATGTGTCAAACGTACAGATCACAGTTGGAGAAAACTTTTCAAAGAACCTTGAATTGAAATCCAGAGACTGA
- the LOC128600803 gene encoding P2Y purinoceptor 11-like — MVGNGSWSCSSTFQYLLAPIYGMEMCVALVGNILALWLLVTKEKKNWHMGVVFSCNLVISDIFYALTLPLLIDNYSRSRQWIFGDAVCKIEIFLFTCNLYVSIYFIMCISVHRYLAIVQPIFMRKHIRPKHAKIISVFVWIFVASISSPLLYFSGVNRDRCFIFANLDKKSNLKSTYRVFMVVIGCLVPFVVTFASYFGVIMAVFKNANITSVQKKKVALIIGLVCSLYTVSFLPYHILHIVNFKLNEDRNTYCYVRNGYQVSKALVCLNMCLNPILYMAVSDSIRVVCCRRSSNE; from the coding sequence ATGGTAGGAAACGGGAGCTGGAGCTGTAGCAGTACGTTTCAATACCTGTTAGCTCCCATCTACGGTATGGAGATGTGTGTGGCGCTGGTGGGGAACATACTGGCCCTGTGGCTGCTTGTGactaaggagaagaagaactgGCACATGGGAGTGGTGTTCTCCTGCAACCTGGTCATCAGTGACATCTTTTACGCCCTCACGCTGCCCCTTCTTATCGACAACTATTCAAGAAGTCGACAGTGGATATTTGGTGATGCTGTCTGCAAAATAGAGATCTTTCTCTTCACCTGTAACCTCTACGTCAGCATTTACTTCATCATGTGCATCAGTGTTCATCGATACCTGGCCATCGTTCAACCAATCTTCATGCGCAAACACATTCGCCCAAAACACGCCAAGATCATCAGTGTGTTCGTCTGGATCTTTGTGGCAAGCATTTCATCTCCACTTCTCTACTTTTCAGGTGTCAACAGGGACAGATGTTTCATATTTGCAAATCTAGATAAAAAATCAAACCTAAAGTCTACCTACAGGGTGTTTATGGTTGTTATAGGCTGCTTGGTCCCATTTGTAGTTACTTTTGCATCATATTTTGGTGTAATAatggctgtttttaaaaatgcaaatatcaCCTCAGTCCAGAAGAAAAAAGTGGCTCTGATTATTGGATTAGTCTGCAGCCTGTATACTGTGTCTTTTCTCCCCTATCACATTCTACACATAGTGAACTTTAAACTGAATGAAGACAGAAATACTTATTGTTATGTGCGTAATGGATACCAAGTGTCAAAGGCATTAGTTTGTCTGAACATGTGCCTCAATCCCATCCTGTATATGGCTGTGTCTGACAGTATCAGGGTAGTGTGCTGTAGAAGAAgctcaaatgaataa